One stretch of Pyrenophora tritici-repentis strain M4 chromosome 4, whole genome shotgun sequence DNA includes these proteins:
- a CDS encoding UDP-glucose 4-epimerase, whose protein sequence is MATSSGKRIVFTGGSGKAGRHVIPELLKRGYQVLNLDLIDFPDPSANVFTLKTDLTDSGQVFNALTTHFNFSGYEDAQVPSPPDAVIHFAAYARNMLVPDNECYAGNVRSTYNVIEAACKLGVKKIIIASSETTYEVCFGQGNLDYTAFPLVEDMDVNPMDTYAISKLCGERVARGFARRFDADIYALRIGNVIEPHEYERDFPRYIQHPETRKRNAWAYIDARDLGQICDLCVQRDGLGFQVFNATNDTITATFPTKQFLEQYAPNTPVTREMDEWEAPLSNRKIKEVLGFKEEHNWRKYYNPDQ, encoded by the coding sequence ATGGCAACCTCCTCAGGAAAACGCATCGTCTTCACTGGCGGCTCGGGAAAAGCCGGTCGCCATGTTATCCCCGAGCTCCTCAAGAGAGGCTATCAAGTCCTCAACCTGGACCTAATCGACTTCCCGGACCCCAGCGCTAACGTCTTCACCCTCAAAACCGACCTCACAGACAGTGGTCAAGTCTTCAATGCCCTAACCACGCACTTCAACTTCAGCGGCTATGAAGACGCCCAAGTCCCTAGCCCGCCCGACGCAGTCATCCACTTCGCCGCCTACGCGCGCAACATGCTCGTCCCAGACAACGAGTGCTACGCTGGCAACGTGCGCTCCACCTACAACGTCATCGAAGCCGCCTGCAAACTCGGCGTCAAGAAAATCATCATCGCCAGCAGCGAAACCACATACGAAGTCTGCTTTGGTCAAGGTAACCTCGACTACACGGCCTTCCCCCTCGTCGAAGACATGGACGTAAACCCCATGGACACATATGCCATCTCCAAGCTCTGCGGCGAACGCGTCGCCCGCGGTTTCGCCCGCCGCTTCGACGCCGACATCTACGCCCTGCGCATTGGCAATGTCATCGAACCCCACGAGTACGAGCGCGACTTCCCGCGCTACATCCAGCATCCGGAGACGCGTAAGAGAAATGCGTGGGCCTACATTGATGCGCGCGATTTGGGTCAGATCTGCGATTTATGTGTGCAGAGAGATGGGTTGGGATTCCAGGTGTTTAATGCGACGAATGACACGATAACCGCGACGTTCCCGACCAAGCAGTTTTTAGAACAATATGCGCCGAATACGCCTGTTACGCGCGAGATGGACGAGTGGGAGGCGCCGTTGAGTAATCGGAAGATTAAGGAGGTTTTGGGGTTCAAGGAGGAGCATAATTGGAGGAAGTATTATAATCCTGATCAGTAG